The genome window GATAAAAGGGAATCCTGTCCATCAACAGCAACCTCTTTTTACATCGGTAATCCCTATCCTCCGGGAGCCGGATGGTCGCTGATGGGTATTTCGCCATCTCCTGGCATTTCCTGCGTGAACGAGCAAACGGTTACTCACCAAATCCGGCGGGAAGCGGTGGCGGTGCCGGCGCAAATCCAGGAGGAAGGGAATTCCCATGAGCATCAGGCGGGTGAAAAAACCGGTAGGCAAAGAACGGGGCAGGAAAAAAAGAGAAAGGTACTGGCCGGGCTACAAGCACAGTAGTGAGTCAGGAAATCAACAGCTGAAGTTTAGCCTGAACTTCTGCTATCACTCCTGCCGGGACTTTGCAGGCAAATTGCGCATCCCGTGCCCGCCAGTCAAGGCTTTTTACCTGATCTGCCAGGATCACTCCTGTAATCTTTAAACCAGGAGGTATGTCTACTTCAAAAGGATAACCCTTCGCCTTTGTAGTAACAGGACAGAAAAGGGCCAGCCCCACCTTGCCGTTATAAAGTTGCGGGGAAATTACCAGAGCCGGCCGCCTTCCGGCTTGCTCATGTCCTGCCTGAGGATCAAGCTGGAGCC of Bacillota bacterium contains these proteins:
- the mazF gene encoding endoribonuclease MazF — encoded protein: MVNEVETYIPERGDLVWLQLDPQAGHEQAGRRPALVISPQLYNGKVGLALFCPVTTKAKGYPFEVDIPPGLKITGVILADQVKSLDWRARDAQFACKVPAGVIAEVQAKLQLLIS